In Arachis hypogaea cultivar Tifrunner chromosome 17, arahy.Tifrunner.gnm2.J5K5, whole genome shotgun sequence, a single window of DNA contains:
- the LOC112767290 gene encoding uncharacterized protein yields MVGIGIPICVQCGNTSNPCRCKVVGPTVGFLAFAAAAVVEWPVGALVYCFRHMKGRKIMAHPATVVYPSVTNAIPI; encoded by the coding sequence ATGGTTGGAATAGGGATTCCAATATGTGTACAATGTGGTAACACTAGCAACCCTTGCCGGTGCAAGGTGGTTGGGCCAACGGTGGGGTTCCTGGCGTTTGCTGCGGCAGCAGTAGTGGAGTGGCCGGTGGGTGCTCTGGTCTATTGTTTCCGCCACATGAAGGGCCGCAAAATCATGGCTCATCCTGCCACCGTGGTCTACCCTTCAGTCACTAATGCTATTCCAATTTAA